The Mycobacterium paragordonae genome includes a region encoding these proteins:
- a CDS encoding calcium:proton antiporter produces the protein MIKRVSWNVLAPLIALVALVFTWGHEIGPVVGALEAVLLGGAVLAAVHHAEVVAHRVGEPFGSLVLAVAVTVIEVALIVTLMTSGGDKAATLARDTVFAAVMITTNGIVGLSLLLGSRRYGVTQFNAHGSGSALATVATLATLGLVLPTFTTTHPGPQFSPGQLAFAAVASLALYLMFVFTQTVRHRDFFLPVVQKGAVDDDSHADPPSTKAAWSSVGMLLIALVAVVGLAKVESPIIERMVAAAGFPHSFVGVVIALVVLLPETLAAGRAARQGRMQISLNLAYGSAMASIGLTIPAIALASIWVRGPLLLGLGPTQLVLLALTMVVSVLTVVPGRATRLEGEVHLVLLAAWLFLAISP, from the coding sequence ATGATTAAACGCGTGTCGTGGAACGTGCTGGCGCCGCTGATCGCTCTGGTCGCGCTGGTGTTCACCTGGGGTCACGAGATCGGCCCGGTGGTGGGGGCGCTGGAGGCGGTGTTGCTCGGTGGTGCCGTCCTGGCGGCGGTCCACCACGCCGAGGTGGTGGCGCACCGGGTGGGTGAGCCGTTCGGGTCGCTGGTGCTGGCCGTCGCGGTGACCGTCATCGAGGTGGCGCTCATCGTCACACTGATGACCTCCGGCGGCGACAAGGCGGCCACCCTTGCGCGTGACACGGTGTTCGCCGCGGTGATGATCACCACCAACGGCATCGTCGGTTTGTCGCTGCTGCTCGGCTCGCGCCGGTACGGCGTCACGCAGTTCAATGCCCACGGCAGCGGCTCGGCGCTGGCCACGGTCGCCACGCTGGCGACGTTGGGACTGGTGCTGCCGACCTTCACCACCACCCATCCCGGCCCGCAGTTCTCTCCTGGCCAACTCGCGTTCGCTGCGGTGGCCTCGCTGGCTCTGTACCTGATGTTCGTCTTTACCCAGACCGTTCGGCACCGCGACTTCTTCCTCCCGGTGGTGCAGAAGGGTGCGGTCGACGACGACAGCCACGCGGACCCGCCGAGCACCAAGGCGGCGTGGTCGAGCGTCGGGATGCTGCTCATCGCCCTGGTGGCGGTGGTGGGGCTGGCCAAGGTGGAGTCGCCGATCATCGAGCGCATGGTGGCGGCCGCGGGCTTCCCGCACTCGTTTGTCGGCGTGGTGATCGCCCTGGTGGTGTTGCTGCCGGAGACTCTGGCGGCCGGGCGCGCCGCACGACAGGGGCGGATGCAGATCAGCCTCAACCTGGCGTACGGCTCCGCGATGGCCAGCATCGGGCTCACCATCCCGGCCATCGCGCTGGCGTCGATATGGGTCCGTGGACCGCTGCTGCTGGGGCTGGGCCCCACCCAGTTGGTGCTTTTGGCGCTGACCATGGTGGTCAGCGTGCTGACCGTGGTGCCCGGCCGGGCCACCCGGTTGGAGGGCGAGGTGCATCTCGTCCTGTTAGCGGCCTGGTTGTTCCTGGCGATCAGCCCCTAG
- a CDS encoding peroxiredoxin, producing MKTGDTVADFELPDQTGSPRKLSDLLSSGPVVLFFYPAAMTPGCTKEACHFRDLAAEFAAVGANRVGISTDPVQKQAKFADTQHFDYPLLSDSDGTVATQFGVKRGLLGKLMPVKRTTFVIDTDRTVLNVISSEISMDTHADKALETLRGR from the coding sequence ATGAAAACTGGTGACACCGTGGCCGACTTCGAGCTTCCCGACCAGACGGGCTCGCCGCGCAAACTCAGCGACCTGCTTTCCAGCGGGCCGGTGGTGCTGTTTTTCTATCCGGCGGCCATGACGCCGGGTTGCACCAAAGAGGCCTGCCACTTCCGGGATCTAGCGGCCGAATTCGCCGCTGTGGGCGCCAATCGGGTCGGCATCAGTACCGATCCCGTGCAGAAGCAGGCGAAGTTCGCCGACACTCAGCACTTCGACTATCCGCTGCTGTCGGACAGCGACGGGACGGTCGCCACGCAGTTCGGCGTCAAGCGCGGCCTGCTCGGCAAGTTGATGCCGGTCAAGCGCACCACGTTCGTCATCGACACCGACCGCACGGTTCTCAACGTGATTTCCAGCGAGATCAGCATGGACACCCATGCGGACAAGGCGCTGGAGACGCTGCGCGGCCGCTGA